From a single Hymenobacter sp. YIM 151500-1 genomic region:
- a CDS encoding S8 family serine peptidase, whose product MKHLLPLLTLLALAEPAASLAQQPAPRLLVRLADSPRTAQAQENNQAHSTLWAFEQLNRRYGAVRTEALNPSPSPSSSAATAGVPAVYVVTLPAGTDAGQVRAAYQQSGLFRYVELDAAGRGGGQQGLAPNDALYGRQWSLNNTGSFSLSSARPGADMKMEDGWAITQGDASVTVAIIDSGCKLDHPEFSGRLWRNAREIPANNLDDDQNGYVDDINGWSFVDETANLTDDVGHGTNVTGIIGASGNNSVGYAGVNWGCKLMTCKALDDKNNGFYSWWIKAIYYAVNNGARVINMSLGGTSSSQAMQDAVDYATQRGVVVVACMMNANSSTVYYPAGLTGVIAVGSTNPDDTRSSPFFWNASSGSSFGPHVSVVAPGNYIYGLHHRSDNNYNTYWGGTSQAAPHVAGLASLLLTLKPQLTPAQVKTTLQSTADDLVGNPAEDTPGWDQYYGHGRINAARALSFVVTSSSQASRLPQAALDVFPNPARHQLTLRTSDARLLNQQVQIFNSVGQLVYHQALTSLSMQVPLTLAPGVYRVSLAGTGRTLVVE is encoded by the coding sequence ATGAAGCACCTGCTACCCCTGCTCACCCTGCTGGCCCTGGCGGAACCGGCTGCCTCGCTGGCCCAGCAACCGGCGCCGCGCCTGCTGGTGCGCCTCGCCGACAGCCCGCGGACCGCCCAGGCCCAGGAGAACAATCAGGCCCACTCTACACTATGGGCTTTCGAGCAGCTGAATCGCCGCTACGGAGCCGTGCGGACCGAGGCGCTGAACCCCAGCCCTTCGCCGAGTAGTTCTGCCGCCACCGCCGGGGTGCCGGCCGTGTACGTAGTGACGCTGCCCGCCGGCACCGATGCCGGGCAGGTGCGGGCGGCGTACCAGCAGAGCGGCTTGTTTCGCTACGTAGAGCTGGACGCGGCCGGGCGGGGCGGCGGCCAGCAGGGCCTGGCCCCGAACGATGCCCTCTACGGCCGGCAATGGAGCCTGAACAATACGGGGAGTTTCAGCCTGTCGTCGGCCAGGCCGGGGGCCGATATGAAGATGGAAGACGGCTGGGCCATCACCCAGGGCGACGCCTCCGTGACGGTGGCCATCATCGACAGCGGCTGCAAGCTCGACCACCCCGAGTTCAGCGGCCGCCTCTGGCGCAACGCCCGCGAAATTCCCGCCAACAACCTCGACGACGACCAGAACGGCTACGTGGATGACATCAACGGCTGGAGCTTCGTGGACGAAACCGCCAACCTGACCGACGACGTGGGGCACGGCACCAATGTCACCGGCATTATCGGCGCTTCGGGCAACAACTCGGTGGGCTACGCCGGCGTGAACTGGGGCTGTAAGCTGATGACCTGCAAGGCCCTCGATGATAAAAACAACGGCTTTTATTCCTGGTGGATCAAGGCCATCTACTACGCCGTCAACAACGGGGCTAGGGTTATCAATATGTCCTTAGGCGGCACCAGTTCCTCGCAGGCCATGCAAGACGCCGTGGACTATGCCACCCAGCGCGGTGTGGTGGTAGTGGCCTGCATGATGAATGCCAACAGCAGCACGGTGTACTACCCGGCGGGCCTGACGGGCGTCATAGCCGTGGGCTCCACCAACCCCGATGATACGCGGAGCAGCCCGTTTTTCTGGAATGCCAGCAGCGGCAGCAGCTTCGGGCCTCACGTGTCGGTGGTGGCGCCCGGCAACTACATCTACGGCCTGCATCACCGCTCCGACAACAACTACAACACCTATTGGGGTGGCACGTCGCAGGCCGCGCCGCACGTGGCGGGCCTGGCCTCGCTGCTGCTCACGCTGAAGCCCCAGCTCACGCCGGCCCAGGTGAAAACCACCCTGCAATCCACGGCCGACGACCTGGTGGGCAACCCCGCGGAAGACACGCCGGGCTGGGACCAATACTACGGACACGGCCGCATCAATGCTGCCCGTGCCCTTTCCTTCGTGGTTACCAGCAGCAGCCAGGCCAGCCGGCTGCCCCAGGCCGCCCTGGATGTATTCCCCAACCCGGCCCGCCACCAGCTCACCCTGCGCACCTCCGATGCACGCCTGCTTAACCAGCAGGTGCAGATTTTCAACAGCGTAGGCCAGCTGGTGTATCACCAGGCCTTGACCAGCCTCTCCATGCAGGTGCCGCTTACTTTGGCGCCCGGCGTGTACCGCGTGAGCCTGGCCGGCACCGGCCGTACGCTGGTGGTTGAGTAA
- a CDS encoding ABC transporter ATP-binding protein, which produces MHVELRQLTKSFGPKTILRDVTLHAEPGMCVGVLGRNGAGKSTLFNLLTNVLLPSSGQIVLDGEVQGETFPVALKRRMGALINQGHLVEQLTAEEYLQFVARIYDLPDAAHRIGSLLNHLLEDYDTVQRRRLSSFSTGMKQRVAVASCLLHRPDLLILDEPLNGLDVFAASRLLELLSSYRSQALTFVSSHNLTHIEQLATHLLIIDEGDVKFWGPLAEFRQGRDAYLSEALLQLLHPVTTSTQDLTWLTSTAPER; this is translated from the coding sequence ATGCACGTAGAGCTACGGCAGCTAACCAAGTCATTCGGCCCGAAAACCATTCTGCGCGACGTAACGCTGCACGCGGAGCCCGGCATGTGCGTAGGCGTATTGGGCCGCAACGGGGCCGGCAAGAGCACCTTGTTCAACCTGCTCACCAATGTGCTGCTGCCCAGCAGCGGGCAGATTGTGCTGGATGGGGAAGTGCAGGGCGAAACGTTTCCGGTGGCCCTGAAGCGGCGCATGGGCGCCCTCATCAACCAAGGCCACCTCGTGGAGCAGCTCACGGCCGAGGAGTATTTGCAGTTCGTGGCCCGCATCTACGACCTGCCCGACGCGGCCCACCGCATTGGCAGCCTGCTCAACCACCTGCTCGAAGACTACGACACGGTGCAGCGCCGCCGGCTCAGCTCGTTTTCCACGGGCATGAAGCAGCGCGTAGCCGTGGCCTCTTGCCTGCTCCACCGCCCCGACCTGCTCATCCTCGATGAGCCCTTGAACGGCCTCGACGTGTTTGCGGCCAGCCGCCTGCTGGAGCTACTCAGCAGCTACCGCAGCCAGGCCCTCACGTTTGTGTCGTCGCACAACCTGACCCACATCGAGCAGCTGGCTACCCACTTGCTTATCATTGATGAAGGTGACGTGAAGTTTTGGGGCCCGCTGGCGGAGTTCCGGCAGGGCCGCGACGCCTACCTCTCCGAGGCCTTGCTCCAGCTGCTGCACCCGGTCACCACTTCAACCCAAGACTTGACATGGCTGACCAGCACCGCCCCGGAACGCTAG
- a CDS encoding sterol desaturase family protein, whose protein sequence is MSPLISEPLASPAVRPKHKGSAQLFQHPLLERLSHTHIAWPVGIFLSTALASLGYGLAHGLLPGLSALGLFLAGWLLFTYFEYALHRYLYHLPATTPRRARLQYVIHGVHHEFPKDKTRLAMPPFITVFVASLLFFVFRLVFHNWAFGMLAGFTFGYASYLFVHYAIHAYAPPKNFLRVWWTHHAQHHYRQEQVAFGVSSTLWDHLLGTMPKPR, encoded by the coding sequence ATGTCCCCTCTTATTTCGGAGCCCCTGGCTTCTCCTGCTGTTCGTCCCAAGCACAAAGGCTCGGCGCAGCTTTTTCAACATCCGCTGCTGGAGCGGCTTTCGCACACGCACATCGCCTGGCCGGTAGGCATTTTTCTGAGCACCGCGCTGGCCAGCCTGGGCTACGGCCTGGCGCACGGCCTGCTGCCGGGGCTCTCGGCGCTGGGCCTGTTTTTGGCCGGCTGGCTACTGTTTACCTACTTTGAATACGCCCTGCACCGCTACCTCTACCACCTGCCGGCCACTACCCCGCGCCGGGCCCGGCTGCAATACGTCATCCACGGCGTCCACCACGAGTTTCCGAAGGACAAAACCCGGCTGGCCATGCCGCCCTTTATCACGGTGTTCGTGGCCTCGCTGCTGTTCTTTGTCTTCCGGCTGGTGTTCCACAACTGGGCCTTCGGTATGCTGGCCGGCTTCACGTTTGGCTACGCTTCGTACCTGTTCGTGCACTACGCCATTCACGCCTACGCGCCGCCCAAAAACTTCCTGCGCGTCTGGTGGACGCACCACGCCCAGCACCACTACCGCCAAGAGCAAGTAGCCTTTGGCGTATCGAGTACGCTCTGGGACCACCTGCTGGGTACCATGCCGAAGCCGCGTTGA
- a CDS encoding sigma factor: MSSTKTRPPAVCDNSSEIFSGATPAGPGPRPEVPRSGPAEPITELRGSLFAFAYRLTGHAADSEDLVQEVLANWFAANHDHVADPRRYLLRAVKNGCLTLLAHRPRRATGTELPEPLVHPRYALDAGLDVSFGLWLTLATLSPLERAVLLLKESFAYEYEELAELLDIRTDYCRQLYHRGQQRLRARQPRFQPSAREQQRLLTAFRRAVTVGDLSQLVQLLRHDVTIYADGGPRPAARRPIYGPQACGRYLLGLYQKFAPGLRAEVALINNSLGLLLFEPASTVADTVVLLEHSSAGVAALYIVRDATRIHL, from the coding sequence ATGAGTTCAACTAAGACCCGCCCGCCAGCTGTTTGTGACAACTCGTCGGAAATCTTTTCCGGCGCGACCCCGGCCGGGCCCGGCCCCCGGCCGGAGGTGCCCCGGTCCGGCCCGGCGGAGCCCATCACCGAACTGCGCGGCTCCCTGTTTGCCTTTGCCTACCGCCTCACCGGCCACGCCGCCGATAGCGAGGACCTCGTGCAAGAAGTGCTGGCCAACTGGTTTGCGGCTAATCACGACCACGTAGCCGACCCGCGCCGCTACCTGTTGCGCGCCGTCAAGAACGGCTGCCTGACCCTGCTGGCCCACCGTCCGCGCCGGGCCACCGGCACAGAATTGCCCGAGCCGCTGGTCCACCCCCGCTACGCCCTCGACGCCGGCCTCGACGTGTCTTTCGGGCTCTGGCTCACGCTGGCCACGCTCTCGCCGCTGGAGCGGGCCGTACTACTGCTCAAGGAAAGCTTCGCCTACGAGTACGAAGAGCTGGCCGAGTTGCTCGACATTCGGACGGATTACTGCCGGCAGCTCTACCACCGGGGCCAGCAGCGGCTGCGGGCCCGCCAGCCGCGCTTTCAGCCCTCGGCGCGCGAGCAGCAGCGCTTGCTGACGGCCTTCCGCCGAGCCGTGACGGTCGGCGACCTAAGCCAGCTGGTGCAGCTGCTTCGGCACGACGTGACCATCTACGCCGACGGCGGCCCCCGGCCGGCAGCCCGGCGGCCCATCTACGGGCCACAGGCCTGCGGCCGCTACCTGCTGGGGCTGTACCAGAAATTTGCGCCGGGCCTGCGGGCCGAGGTGGCGCTCATCAATAATTCGCTCGGCCTCCTGCTTTTCGAGCCGGCAAGCACCGTGGCGGATACGGTCGTCCTGCTGGAGCATAGCTCAGCTGGCGTGGCGGCGCTGTATATCGTGCGCGATGCGACCAGAATCCACTTATAA
- a CDS encoding DUF6150 family protein, with the protein MALNPFAAPRVPLAAPAAVAGSVEPCRIFGSVYLETDPRRRGYCFATVYVEPEEAFADVLVYRETNKLFADKAGLWYLTDARDFADYAFFVTDNRNLADFSFQYTKVRSYAGCRTR; encoded by the coding sequence TTGGCTCTGAATCCGTTTGCCGCGCCCCGCGTGCCGCTGGCAGCTCCGGCGGCGGTGGCCGGCTCCGTTGAGCCCTGCCGCATTTTCGGCTCGGTGTACCTGGAAACCGACCCGCGCCGCCGCGGCTACTGCTTTGCCACGGTGTATGTGGAGCCCGAAGAAGCCTTTGCCGACGTGCTGGTATACCGGGAAACCAACAAGCTCTTCGCCGACAAAGCCGGCCTCTGGTACCTGACCGACGCCCGCGACTTCGCCGACTACGCCTTCTTCGTCACCGACAACCGCAACCTGGCCGACTTCAGCTTCCAGTACACCAAAGTGCGCTCCTACGCCGGCTGCCGCACGCGGTAA
- a CDS encoding TolC family protein codes for MFFLSVMMSLPLAAVGQGSSAAPSAPAAPQELSLAQAIELAKTSQGTYRNLTLDQQIAAQASRATRGLYGPQLSGAADLRYNAILPTNIIPNFANPASGERLAVRFGTKWQSSAGLTLNQRIYDAGALAQRRTDAVSEQLAANAALRGRVALVQDVSRAYYEALLRETQLGFARADSVRTQAVYQDLAARQRAGRALATDVATARINRTNATLALDLARQNVVLSKQNLLATLGTDATQAATLRLTDPLASLLTATADTAAWTASPAPAAADVAARRPEYQQEQLNAELALAAEQTERRGARPTLGVVGFLGAQGFDDKLTSALNVPNWYGNSYVALQAALPLLDGSARATRVETQRLRAEQARNRQADLQQTIRYEAANARVQLQNAWRTVAVRRQNVAVAAESAGLVRLRQQAGRALPREALDAEATQQQAQRDYLQAVYDFLTARLEYARVTGTLTE; via the coding sequence GTGTTTTTTCTTTCTGTGATGATGAGCCTGCCCCTGGCTGCGGTGGGGCAGGGGAGCAGCGCGGCGCCTAGTGCCCCAGCCGCACCGCAGGAGCTGAGCCTGGCCCAGGCTATTGAGCTGGCCAAAACAAGCCAGGGCACCTACCGCAACCTCACGCTCGACCAGCAGATAGCCGCCCAGGCCAGCCGGGCCACGCGGGGCTTGTACGGCCCGCAGCTGTCGGGGGCCGCCGACCTGCGCTACAACGCCATCCTGCCCACCAACATCATCCCCAACTTCGCCAATCCCGCTTCGGGTGAGCGGCTAGCCGTGCGCTTCGGTACCAAGTGGCAGTCCAGCGCCGGCCTCACCCTCAACCAGCGCATCTACGATGCCGGGGCCCTGGCCCAGCGCCGCACCGATGCCGTGAGCGAGCAGCTGGCCGCCAACGCCGCCCTGCGCGGCCGGGTGGCGCTGGTGCAGGACGTAAGCCGGGCCTACTACGAAGCGTTGCTGCGCGAAACCCAGCTCGGCTTTGCCCGCGCCGACTCGGTGCGCACCCAGGCCGTCTACCAGGACCTGGCGGCCCGCCAGCGCGCCGGCCGTGCCCTGGCTACCGATGTGGCCACGGCCCGCATCAACCGCACCAACGCCACTCTGGCCCTGGACCTGGCCCGCCAGAACGTGGTGCTGAGCAAGCAAAACCTGCTGGCCACGCTGGGAACCGATGCCACCCAGGCCGCTACGCTGCGCCTTACCGACCCGCTGGCTTCTCTGCTCACGGCCACCGCCGACACCGCCGCCTGGACCGCCAGCCCCGCCCCGGCCGCCGCTGATGTAGCCGCCCGCCGTCCCGAGTACCAGCAGGAGCAGCTGAACGCCGAGCTGGCCCTGGCCGCCGAGCAAACCGAGCGGCGCGGGGCCCGGCCGACGCTGGGCGTAGTGGGCTTTCTGGGCGCCCAGGGCTTCGACGATAAGCTGACCAGCGCCTTAAACGTGCCCAACTGGTACGGCAACTCCTACGTGGCCCTGCAAGCGGCCCTGCCCTTGCTCGACGGCTCGGCCCGCGCTACCCGCGTGGAAACCCAGCGCCTGCGCGCTGAGCAGGCCCGCAACCGTCAGGCCGACTTACAGCAGACCATCCGCTACGAGGCCGCCAATGCCCGCGTACAGCTGCAAAACGCCTGGCGCACCGTGGCCGTGCGCCGCCAGAACGTGGCCGTGGCCGCCGAGTCGGCGGGGCTGGTGCGCCTGCGCCAGCAGGCCGGCCGCGCCCTGCCCCGCGAAGCCCTCGACGCCGAAGCCACCCAGCAGCAAGCCCAGCGCGACTACCTGCAAGCCGTGTACGACTTCCTGACGGCCCGGCTGGAGTACGCCCGCGTTACGGGAACCCTGACGGAGTAA
- a CDS encoding ABC transporter permease: protein MFRTAFQFIRYDKAKSIGALLGIVISLFLIGQQSGIFIFLTNAMSSLVDNTPTDLWVVDNRTTNVNALAQLDVRKLREVASLPGVRAASAVVIAGGSASFPDGTSAGVQIIGSDPATFRAGPTRLVQGTYADLIPDGAMSFDRYDSKALGGAQVGTVFEIGGKRVYLATMTEGLRGFGAVYMYTTLERARRLGNIPASRISAVLVDVQPGANPAQVRDQINRTINGVRAWLPADFSAETKKTVLGSSGIAISFGTLIVFAVVSGFFIIGLTLYSAATDRIRDYGTLKAIGASNGYVARLILLQAALFAAAGFGLGYCFIELFRFGIGKTGALFSFSWLMRAGFFGITLLISMGGAVFAIRRINGVEPASVFRG from the coding sequence ATGTTCCGCACCGCGTTTCAATTCATTCGCTACGACAAGGCCAAGAGCATCGGGGCGTTGCTAGGCATTGTGATTAGCTTGTTTCTGATTGGGCAGCAGAGCGGCATTTTCATCTTCCTGACCAATGCCATGTCGAGCCTGGTGGATAATACCCCGACGGACTTGTGGGTGGTGGATAACCGCACCACCAACGTCAACGCCCTGGCCCAGCTCGATGTGCGCAAGCTGCGCGAGGTGGCCAGCTTACCGGGCGTGCGGGCGGCCTCGGCGGTGGTCATTGCCGGGGGCTCGGCCAGCTTTCCGGATGGCACCAGCGCCGGCGTGCAAATCATCGGCTCCGACCCGGCCACCTTCCGGGCCGGCCCGACCCGGCTCGTGCAGGGCACCTACGCCGACCTAATTCCCGACGGCGCCATGAGCTTCGACCGGTACGACTCCAAGGCCCTCGGCGGGGCGCAGGTGGGGACGGTGTTTGAAATCGGGGGCAAGCGGGTGTACCTGGCTACGATGACGGAGGGGCTGCGCGGCTTCGGGGCCGTGTACATGTATACCACCCTGGAGCGGGCCCGCCGCCTGGGCAATATTCCCGCCAGCCGCATCAGCGCCGTGCTCGTGGACGTGCAGCCCGGCGCCAATCCGGCCCAGGTGCGCGACCAGATCAACCGCACCATCAACGGGGTGCGGGCCTGGCTGCCAGCCGACTTCTCCGCCGAAACCAAGAAAACCGTGCTCGGCTCCTCGGGCATTGCCATCAGCTTCGGCACGCTCATCGTGTTTGCGGTGGTGTCGGGCTTCTTCATCATCGGCCTTACCCTGTACTCGGCGGCCACCGACCGGATTCGGGACTACGGCACGCTCAAGGCCATTGGGGCCAGCAACGGCTACGTAGCCCGGCTGATTCTGCTACAGGCCGCCTTGTTTGCGGCGGCGGGCTTCGGGCTGGGGTACTGCTTTATTGAGCTGTTCCGGTTCGGCATCGGCAAAACGGGAGCTTTGTTCAGTTTCAGCTGGCTGATGCGGGCCGGCTTTTTCGGCATCACCTTGCTGATCAGCATGGGCGGAGCCGTGTTTGCCATCCGCCGCATCAACGGCGTCGAACCGGCCAGCGTGTTCCGCGGCTAA
- a CDS encoding HlyD family secretion protein: MRKYSFWWGLLLLVGCGGNDEQKPAAAPAPVAVQPAQVREVVALGRIEPEAKLSSLAAEVSGVVSRLAVREGQRVQKGDLLLELTSTVEQAQLTQARSRLATQQAQIQADEAALRSAQAKAANLRRTADRVADLAAQGADTQQSADDARTDYQVQEQEVARLQSTLAAARRQLQELRADIGVNAAQLAQRQVRAPTDGQVLRLDVEVGSSVSPGTSLGDFAPAGRTTALCEVDELFAGRVREGQAAYIRPQGGQDTLATGTVIYVAPYLKQKSLFAETAGDAEDRRVREVRIVLPQAQNLLFNSRVECVIFL, from the coding sequence ATGCGCAAGTATTCGTTTTGGTGGGGCCTTCTGCTGCTGGTCGGCTGCGGGGGCAATGACGAGCAAAAACCAGCTGCCGCGCCTGCCCCCGTGGCCGTGCAGCCAGCCCAGGTGCGCGAGGTAGTGGCCCTGGGCCGCATCGAGCCCGAAGCCAAGCTCAGCAGCCTGGCAGCCGAAGTGAGCGGGGTGGTGAGCCGGCTGGCGGTGCGCGAGGGGCAGCGGGTGCAGAAGGGCGACCTGCTGCTGGAGCTGACCAGCACCGTGGAACAAGCCCAGCTCACGCAGGCCCGCAGCCGCCTGGCTACCCAGCAGGCGCAGATTCAGGCCGATGAAGCGGCCCTGCGTAGCGCCCAGGCCAAAGCCGCCAACCTGCGCCGCACCGCCGACCGGGTAGCCGACCTGGCCGCCCAAGGTGCCGACACCCAGCAAAGCGCCGACGACGCCCGCACCGACTACCAGGTGCAGGAGCAGGAAGTAGCCCGCCTGCAAAGCACCCTGGCCGCCGCCCGCCGCCAGCTGCAAGAGCTGCGCGCCGACATTGGCGTAAATGCCGCCCAGCTGGCCCAGCGCCAGGTGCGCGCCCCCACCGATGGGCAGGTGCTCCGCCTGGATGTAGAAGTAGGTAGCAGCGTGAGCCCCGGCACCAGCCTCGGCGACTTTGCCCCGGCTGGCCGCACCACGGCCTTGTGCGAGGTAGATGAGCTGTTTGCCGGCCGCGTGCGAGAGGGCCAGGCCGCCTACATACGGCCTCAGGGTGGGCAAGACACCCTGGCCACCGGCACCGTCATCTACGTAGCGCCCTACCTGAAGCAAAAGTCCCTATTCGCCGAAACCGCTGGCGACGCCGAGGACCGCCGCGTACGGGAGGTGCGCATCGTGCTGCCCCAGGCCCAGAATCTGCTGTTCAACAGCCGCGTGGAGTGCGTGATTTTCTTATAA
- a CDS encoding ABC transporter ATP-binding protein: MPDAATPVAEVRQAGKVYQTGDTTITALEPSSLVVRAGELLLVVGPSGSGKTTLLSLLGCVIYPSQGEVLVGGQAVSTLNERQLAELRLRNIGFVFQSFNLIQPLTAEENVLLPLRLQQVPAAEARDRARHALETVGMADRARQLPKQLSGGQQQRVAIARALVTEPPLILCDEPTAALDPKSVEVVMGELKTLAAHGKALAVVTHDLRLRPFADRLVYVDQGRVQEHAPDADLH; the protein is encoded by the coding sequence ATGCCTGACGCAGCAACTCCGGTGGCCGAAGTTCGGCAAGCCGGCAAGGTCTACCAAACCGGCGACACCACCATTACGGCTCTGGAGCCGAGTAGTCTGGTGGTGCGGGCGGGGGAGTTGCTGCTGGTTGTGGGGCCGTCGGGCTCGGGCAAAACGACGCTGCTGTCCTTGTTGGGCTGCGTAATTTATCCGTCGCAGGGCGAAGTGCTGGTGGGTGGGCAGGCGGTGAGTACCCTCAATGAGCGGCAGCTGGCCGAGCTGCGCCTGCGCAACATTGGTTTCGTGTTTCAGAGCTTCAACCTGATTCAGCCCCTCACGGCCGAGGAAAACGTGTTGCTGCCCCTGCGCTTGCAGCAGGTACCCGCCGCCGAAGCCCGCGACCGGGCCCGGCACGCCCTAGAAACCGTGGGCATGGCCGACCGCGCCCGGCAGCTGCCCAAGCAGCTCTCGGGCGGGCAGCAGCAGCGCGTAGCCATTGCCAGGGCCCTGGTTACGGAGCCGCCCCTCATTCTATGCGACGAGCCCACCGCCGCCCTCGACCCCAAATCGGTGGAGGTGGTGATGGGTGAGCTGAAAACCCTGGCCGCCCATGGCAAGGCCCTGGCCGTAGTTACCCACGACCTGCGCCTGCGCCCCTTTGCCGACCGCCTCGTGTACGTAGACCAGGGCCGGGTACAGGAGCACGCCCCCGATGCCGACCTGCACTAA
- a CDS encoding MarR family winged helix-turn-helix transcriptional regulator, with amino-acid sequence MARDYTLLHTILDHLADYEGSTPEPTAAGFGAWLHAHTAPPEPGAELPYHAHPAYLNHMPPTHQLGPLLVRLSHFYHFHAQQALANLPITSIREFGVMAAIGFQGTHTKSEVAALNLLELSTVTEVTRRLVQAGLLQETPDATDRRVRRLYLTPTGQAALEQATTRMEQLTTQLFSPLPPPDQLQLLRLLSPLNDIHTTQFFSQK; translated from the coding sequence ATGGCCCGCGACTACACTCTTCTGCACACCATCCTCGACCATTTGGCCGACTACGAAGGCTCTACGCCCGAGCCCACGGCGGCCGGCTTCGGAGCCTGGCTGCACGCCCACACCGCGCCCCCGGAGCCCGGTGCCGAGCTGCCCTACCACGCGCACCCGGCCTACCTCAACCACATGCCTCCTACCCACCAGTTGGGTCCTCTGCTGGTGCGCTTAAGCCATTTCTACCACTTCCATGCCCAGCAGGCGCTGGCTAATCTGCCTATTACGTCTATTCGGGAGTTTGGCGTTATGGCCGCCATTGGCTTTCAGGGCACGCATACCAAGTCGGAAGTGGCGGCCCTGAACTTACTGGAGTTGAGCACCGTGACGGAAGTAACGCGCCGCCTCGTGCAGGCTGGCTTGTTGCAGGAAACCCCCGACGCCACCGACCGGCGTGTGCGCCGCCTCTACCTCACGCCCACCGGGCAGGCAGCCCTCGAACAGGCTACCACCCGCATGGAACAGCTCACCACCCAGCTGTTCAGCCCCCTTCCGCCCCCCGACCAGCTCCAGCTCCTGCGCCTGCTCAGCCCCCTCAACGACATCCACACCACGCAGTTTTTTAGTCAAAAGTGA
- the tpiA gene encoding triose-phosphate isomerase: MRQNIVAGNWKMNTTLQDAQALISEIVHMVQDEVTGPGPQVVICPPFPFLAAVGKQLPQGSRFHLGAQNCHQKESGAYTGEVSARMLQSVGAEYVILGHSERRQYFREDDELLSQKLKAALGAGLRPIFCVGESLETREADETFSFIEKQLKDGLFHLSNEEFDRVVVAYEPIWAIGTGKTATSQQAQEVHAFIREQIARAYDAQAALNTTILYGGSANAQNARELFSQPDVDGGLIGGASLKSRDFTEIVKSF, from the coding sequence ATGCGCCAGAACATCGTTGCCGGCAACTGGAAAATGAACACCACCCTGCAAGACGCGCAGGCCCTGATTTCGGAAATCGTGCACATGGTGCAGGACGAAGTAACCGGCCCCGGCCCGCAGGTGGTCATCTGCCCGCCGTTTCCGTTTTTGGCGGCCGTGGGCAAGCAGCTGCCCCAGGGCAGCCGATTTCATTTGGGCGCGCAAAACTGCCACCAGAAGGAAAGCGGCGCCTACACCGGCGAAGTTTCGGCGCGGATGCTCCAGTCGGTGGGGGCGGAGTACGTGATTCTGGGCCACTCCGAGCGGCGCCAGTATTTCCGCGAGGATGATGAGCTGCTGAGCCAGAAGCTGAAAGCTGCGCTGGGTGCTGGTCTCCGGCCTATTTTCTGCGTAGGCGAGTCGCTGGAAACCCGCGAGGCCGATGAGACTTTTTCTTTCATCGAAAAGCAGCTGAAAGACGGTTTGTTTCACCTGTCCAATGAGGAGTTCGATCGGGTAGTCGTTGCCTACGAGCCCATCTGGGCTATTGGTACCGGCAAAACCGCCACCAGCCAGCAGGCCCAGGAGGTACACGCCTTCATCCGGGAGCAAATAGCCCGCGCCTACGACGCCCAGGCCGCCCTGAACACCACCATTCTCTACGGCGGCTCGGCCAACGCCCAAAACGCCCGTGAGCTGTTCAGCCAGCCCGACGTCGACGGCGGCCTCATCGGCGGCGCCTCCCTCAAATCCCGCGACTTTACGGAGATTGTGAAGTCGTTTTGA
- a CDS encoding SMI1/KNR4 family protein → MGIVSEPHDFKQTFSVPAFSPADLLALEARLGRPLPAAYQAFILSHAGQTLDTACFVSRQQNDLYPTGANEIAFFVSRFLDRAGIEDWLQILAEWPTQLQQPDDLPPTSFLAIAELETDVDLGAIDTLLLGVGSGNEGQVYFLEGELGQDANLPLAQLATFLAPDFPAFLAQLVHFPDHEDDPDLGW, encoded by the coding sequence CCGCGTTTTCACCTGCCGACTTGCTGGCCCTGGAAGCCCGCTTGGGGCGGCCCTTGCCGGCTGCTTACCAGGCGTTTATTCTTTCTCACGCTGGGCAAACTTTGGACACGGCCTGCTTCGTGAGCCGCCAGCAAAACGACCTGTACCCGACCGGAGCCAATGAAATTGCCTTCTTCGTGTCGCGTTTCCTGGACCGGGCCGGAATAGAAGACTGGCTGCAAATCCTGGCGGAGTGGCCAACGCAGCTTCAGCAACCCGACGACCTGCCACCCACCAGCTTCCTGGCCATTGCCGAGCTGGAAACCGACGTTGACCTAGGTGCCATTGACACGCTGCTGCTGGGCGTGGGGTCTGGCAACGAGGGCCAAGTCTATTTCCTGGAAGGCGAGCTGGGCCAGGATGCCAACTTGCCGCTGGCCCAGCTAGCCACCTTTCTAGCGCCCGATTTCCCCGCCTTTCTGGCTCAGCTTGTTCACTTCCCCGACCACGAAGACGACCCCGACCTGGGTTGGTAA